In Caldicoprobacter guelmensis, the sequence CGAAATGGAAGGGTTTATCATTGATATAAATAATAGATGATAATTTTAAGATAATAACTTCATTTTGATTTAATACATTTTTTATTGTAATGTAAATTGTATTTATCATTGGTTTTAATAGTAAAATTATCATAACTGTTGATCAATTGATAACTTAAATAAAAAATGAGGTGTTAATTATGAATAAATTAGCTATTATTACAGGATTCTTAGGTGGTGTAAAAAACCGATATATTACCTATCAGGAAGATAGGACTTTGGAAGAAAAGTTTGATATAGCATCGCAAATAAATGGTTTAGATGGTTTGGAACTTTGTTATCCGCAAGATTTCGAAAATTTCGAATTATTGAAAGAGTTAATTAACAGATATGGTTTTGAGATACCTTGTATCAATTTTCGTTCTAGAAGAACTGGAAAATGGTTAAGGGGATCTTTTTCTTCACAAATAGCTTCTGAACGCCGAGAGGTGGTGCAAGATTTTAAGATGGCGATAGATTATGCACAAATATTGGGATGTAATCGAGTTACTACTTGCCCATTAAATGATGGACATGATTATATCTTTGAAATGGATTATACTAAAGCTTTTGATTTTTTTGAATATACTATAGGAGAAGTTGCTTCGTATAATAAAAAGATTAGAATTTGTATAGAATACAAACTAAATGATCCTAGGACAAGATGTTTGCTAGGAAATGCAGGAGAAACATTAGCCTTCTGTCAAATTCTAGGAATGGATAACGTCGGTGTTACTCTTGATTTTGGCCATTCTATCCAAGCTGGGGAGAGACCCGCTCAAACTGCTGTTATGTTAGCTAGAGCAAACCGCTTGTTTTATGTACATTTAAATGATAACGACAAGTTATGGGATTGGGATATGGTTCCAGGAGCATATAAC encodes:
- a CDS encoding sugar phosphate isomerase/epimerase family protein; this translates as MNKLAIITGFLGGVKNRYITYQEDRTLEEKFDIASQINGLDGLELCYPQDFENFELLKELINRYGFEIPCINFRSRRTGKWLRGSFSSQIASERREVVQDFKMAIDYAQILGCNRVTTCPLNDGHDYIFEMDYTKAFDFFEYTIGEVASYNKKIRICIEYKLNDPRTRCLLGNAGETLAFCQILGMDNVGVTLDFGHSIQAGERPAQTAVMLARANRLFYVHLNDNDKLWDWDMVPGAYNFWDLVEFFYYLKKIGYNDWFGYDVSPKEINTIKTFNTVIELTQKIFDISSRLELDIIERILEKRDPVDNIKYLYSII